Below is a window of Clavibacter michiganensis subsp. tessellarius DNA.
CTGAACCCCGGATCATCACCTACAGAAGGAGTCCATGAGCATGGCGAACTTCACTGCCGCTGACGTCAAGGAGCTGCGCGACCGCCTCGGCGCCGGCATGATGGACAGCAAGAACGCGCTGGTCGAGGCCGACGGCGACATCGAGAAGGCCATCGAGATCCTGCGTCTCAAGGGCCAGAAGGGCAACGCCAAGCGCGGCGACCGCTCCACCGCCGAGGGCCTCGTCGCCGCGTCCGAGGAGGGCGGCGCCGCCACCCTCATCGAGCTCGCGTGCGAGACCGACTTCGTCGCCAAGAACGACAAGTTCATCGCGCTGTCCGAGTCCGTCCTCGCCGCGGTCGTCGCGGCCGGCGCGTCCACCGTCGAGGAGGCCCTCCAGGCCCCCGCCGGCGAGCAGACCGTCGACCAGCTGATCAGCGACCAGGCGGCCATCCTCGGCGAGAAGATCGCGCTCCGCCGCGTCGCCCGCCTCGCCGGCGAGCACCAGGAGGTCTACCTCCACCGCACGTCGAAGGACCTCCCGCCCCAGGTCGGCGTCGTCGTCGACTACTCGGGCACGGACGCCGAGACGGCGCGCAGCATCGCCCAGCACATCGCGTTCGCGAACCCCGAGTACCTCGCCCGCGAGGACGTCCCGTCCGACAAGGTCGAGGCCGAGCGCGCGATCGTCACCGAGATCTCCCGCAACGAGGGCAAGCCCGAGGCCGCCCTGCCGAAGATCATCGAGGGTCGCCTCACCGGCTACTTCAAGCAGGTCGCGCTCCTCGAGCAGGACTACGCGAAGGACAACAAGCAGTCGGTCAAGAAGGTCGTCGAGGCTGCGGGCCTCACGATCACGGGCTTCGCCCGCTTCAAGGTCGGCGCCTAGCACCACCACGGGGAGCCCGGGTCATCGCGACCCGGGCTCCCTTCTCCATGCCCGGGCGAGGTCCGGCCGCGATCCGCGGTCGTCCGGCCGGGCGCCACAGTAGATTGGACCGGGGCCGGATGCGGCTCGGACCGAGGGACGGGAACAGCAGCATGACCGATCAGACCACCAGGCGCCGCGTCCTCCTCAAGCTCTCGGGGGAGTCGTTCGGCGGCGGCCAGATGGGCGTCGACCCGGACGTCGTGAGCGCCCTCGCCCGCGAGATCGCCGAGGCCGCGCAGACCGTCGAGGTCGCCATCGTCGTGGGCGGCGGCAACTTCTTCCGCGGCGCGCAGCTCTCGCAGCGCGGCATGGACCGCGGCCGCGCCGACTACATGGGCATGCTCGGCACCGTGATGAACGCCCTCGCCCTGCAGGACTTCCTCGAGCAGGCCGGCGCCGCGACGCGCGTGCAGTCCGCCATCTCGATGACGCAGGTCGCCGAGCCGTACATCCCCCGCCGCGCGGAGCGCCACCTCGAGAAGGGCCGCATCGTCATCTTCGGCGCCGGCGCCGGGCTGCCGTACTTCTCCACCGACACCGTGGCCGCCCAGCGCGCGCTGGAGATCCAGGCCGTCGAGGTCCTCGTCGCCAAGAACGGCGTCGACGGCGTCTACACGGGGGACCCGCGCACGGATCCGTCCGCGACGCTCCTCGACACCCTCACCTACCAGGACGCGCTCCAGCAGGGCCTCAAGGTCGTCGACTCGACGGCCTTCAGCCTCTGCATGGACAACGACATGAAGATGGTCGTCTTCGGCATGGAGCCGGGCGGCAACGTCACGCGCGCCATCCGGGGCGAGCGCATCGGCACGATCGTCTCCAACTGACGAGGCCCCGCCCGCCGGTCCCGCGGCCGCGCCGGGCGGGCGCCTCTCCCCATCCGCGTTAAGATCGATCGGGCGCCTGCCGCGCCCGCGCTACCGAAGGAGAACCCGTGACCGTCGCCGAAGTCCTCGCAGATGCCCGAGACCGGATGGGCAAGGCCGTCGAGTCGGTGAAGGAGGACTTCGGATCCGTGCGCACGGGCCGTGCCAACCCCGCCCTCTTCCAGAAGGTCCTGGTCGAGTACTACGGCAGCCCCACGCCGCTCGGCCAGCTCGCGAGCATGAACAACCCGGAGGCGCGGACGCTCATCGTCACGCCCTACGACAAGACCGCGCTCAAAGAGATCGAGAAGGCGCTCGTCAACGTCCCCAACCTCAGCGCGACGGTCGGCAACGACGGCGAGATGGTCCGGCTGACGCTCCCCGAGCTCACGGAGGACCGCCGCAAGGAGTTCGTGAAGATCGTCCGCGGCAAGGCCGAGGAGGGACGCGTGAGCGTCCGCAACATCCGACGCCGCTCCAAGGACGAGCTGGACGCGCTGAAGGGCGAGGTCGGCGACGACGAGGTGGCCCGCGGCGAGAAGGAGCTCGAGGCCCTCACGAAGACGCACACCGACCAGGTAGACGACGCGCTGAAGCGCAAAGAGACCGAACTCCTCGAGGTCTAGGTGGACAGCCCCGACGATCCCGCCGAGCGGACGCCCGTCGTCCCGCCCCCGGCGGGCCCCGGCGGCGCTCCGCGGATCCGGCGGCACCGCGGCCGCGTGACCCGCGCGGACTTCGAGGCGCAGGTCCAGGCCACGCGGGCCGACCTCACGGCGCAGGTGCGCGCGACGCGCGCCTCGCTCGAGGCGACGAACGACCGCATCAACGCGCGCACTGGACGGAACCTCCTGTTCGCCGTGTCCGTGGGCCTGCTCCTCGGCGGGGTCGTGCTCGTGAGCCTCGTGGTGGTGAAGGAGCTCTTCCTCCTGATCGCGATGGCGCTCATGGCGTTCACCGCGTACGAGCTCGCCACGGCCCTCCGCCAGGCCGGGCGACGGGTCCCACGCGTCGGATCCGTGGTCGCGGTCGTCGCCTACCTGCCGATCACCTACTTCTGGCGGCCGGACGGGCAGTGGCTCGGCCTCCTCGGGGTCATGGCCGGGCTCGCGCTCTGGCGCGTGGTCGAGCAGGCGGTGCCGGCCCGGCGCACGTCCGCGCGCGCGCTCGCGGGCGACGTCGGCTCGAGCCTGTTCCTGCTCGCCTACGTCGGGCTGCTCGGCTCGTTCGCCGTGCTGCTGACAGCGGGCGACGGCGGGGAGTGGTGGACGCTCGCGTTCCTCATCCTCGTCGTCTGCTGCGACACGGGCGCCTACGTCGCCGGCCTCAACTTCGGCAAGCACCCCATGGCGCCGACGATCAGCCCGAAGAAGACGTGGGAGGGGTTCGCGGGCGCCGCGATCGCGGCCGTGCTGGCGGGCATCCTCCTGGCGGTCTTCATGATCGACCAGCCCGTGTGGTTCGGGGCGCTCATGGGCCTCGTCATCGTGGTGACCGCGACGATGGGCGACCTCGCCGAGTCGCTCATGAAGCGCGACCTCGGCGTGAAGGACATCAGCTCCTGGCTGCCGGGCCACGGCGGCTTCCTCGACCGGCTCGACTCGATCCTCCCGTCCGCCGCGGTGGCCTACGCGCTGTTCCTCATCGTCCAGGGAGTTCCCTCGTAGGATGTCCCGGATGACCACCACCTTCCCGAGCGCCGGACGCCGCGAGCGCGGCTACGACCCCGCCCAGGTCGACGCCTTCCTGCAGGACGCGCGCCGCTGCTACGACGACGAGGCCGACCGCTCCCTCACCTCGGAGACCATCCGGCGCGTCTCCTTCGACATGCGCCGCGGCGGGTACTCGGCCGCCGCGGTGGACCGCGTGCTCGAGCGCCTCGAGGACGCCTTCGCGGTGCGCGAGCGCGACCGCACGGTGGCGCGCGTCGGCGCGGACGCCTGGAACGCGGAGGCACGGAGGGCGGCCCAGGAGATCCTCGACCGGGTCAGCCGGCCGGCGGGGGAGCGCTTCGACCGCGCGGGCTTCCTGACGACCGGGTACGACCGCCGCGAGGTGGACCGCTTCGCGGACCGCGTCGCCAAGTACTTCCGCGGCACGAAGCCCATGAGCGTCGACGACGTGCGCACCGTGGCCTTCCACCCCCGTCGCGGCGGCTACCGCGAGGCGCAGGTCGACCTGCTCCTCGACGCGGTGGTCGACGTCATGAACGCCGTCCGCTGACCGATCCCACTCCTCCTCCACCGCATCCGCGCCTGGCAGGACGCCCCCGATCCCGCCCTCGACTCGCCATCCAGGTAACGGTTGGGTAAAGTCGTGCGGAGTTATGGGTAGACACGCGCACGACCTCGCTCCTCGCCAGCCGCTCACCGCCGCGCCGAGGCCCGTCCGCCGACGCCGGTCGGCGTTCTCCCGCGTGGCGGCCCCCACCATCGCGTTCGGCGCGGCTGCCGCCTTCATGCTCGTCAACGTCGTGGATCCCACGTCCGGGGCCGTCGCCAACCCGCAGTACCAGGAGTACCAGGCGACCGTGGCGCAGCTCGCCCGGGCCGACGCGCAGACGCTCACGGTCGCCTCCGCCCAGACGACCGTCGACATCGAGCCGGGCTTCCAGTCCGTCGCCCCGCCGCCGCCGCCCCCGCCCGTCGCGGCCGCACCTGCGCCGTCCACGGGGACCGGGTCCGGTTCGGGCTCCAAGTCCTCCGGCTCCGGCGCGCCCTCGGGTGGCTCCGTGGCCATCCCGGATCCCGGCAGCGCCCGCGGCATCGCGCGCAGCATCCTCGCCTCGCAGGGCATGGGCGACGACCAGTACGCCTGCCTCGACTACCTCTGGACCAAGGAGTCCGGCTGGCGCGTCAACGCGTACAACCCCAGCGGGGCCTACGGCATCCCGCAGGCCCTCCCCGGCAGCAAGATGGCG
It encodes the following:
- the tsf gene encoding translation elongation factor Ts, which encodes MANFTAADVKELRDRLGAGMMDSKNALVEADGDIEKAIEILRLKGQKGNAKRGDRSTAEGLVAASEEGGAATLIELACETDFVAKNDKFIALSESVLAAVVAAGASTVEEALQAPAGEQTVDQLISDQAAILGEKIALRRVARLAGEHQEVYLHRTSKDLPPQVGVVVDYSGTDAETARSIAQHIAFANPEYLAREDVPSDKVEAERAIVTEISRNEGKPEAALPKIIEGRLTGYFKQVALLEQDYAKDNKQSVKKVVEAAGLTITGFARFKVGA
- the pyrH gene encoding UMP kinase, which translates into the protein MTDQTTRRRVLLKLSGESFGGGQMGVDPDVVSALAREIAEAAQTVEVAIVVGGGNFFRGAQLSQRGMDRGRADYMGMLGTVMNALALQDFLEQAGAATRVQSAISMTQVAEPYIPRRAERHLEKGRIVIFGAGAGLPYFSTDTVAAQRALEIQAVEVLVAKNGVDGVYTGDPRTDPSATLLDTLTYQDALQQGLKVVDSTAFSLCMDNDMKMVVFGMEPGGNVTRAIRGERIGTIVSN
- the frr gene encoding ribosome recycling factor, whose translation is MGKAVESVKEDFGSVRTGRANPALFQKVLVEYYGSPTPLGQLASMNNPEARTLIVTPYDKTALKEIEKALVNVPNLSATVGNDGEMVRLTLPELTEDRRKEFVKIVRGKAEEGRVSVRNIRRRSKDELDALKGEVGDDEVARGEKELEALTKTHTDQVDDALKRKETELLEV
- a CDS encoding phosphatidate cytidylyltransferase, which encodes MDSPDDPAERTPVVPPPAGPGGAPRIRRHRGRVTRADFEAQVQATRADLTAQVRATRASLEATNDRINARTGRNLLFAVSVGLLLGGVVLVSLVVVKELFLLIAMALMAFTAYELATALRQAGRRVPRVGSVVAVVAYLPITYFWRPDGQWLGLLGVMAGLALWRVVEQAVPARRTSARALAGDVGSSLFLLAYVGLLGSFAVLLTAGDGGEWWTLAFLILVVCCDTGAYVAGLNFGKHPMAPTISPKKTWEGFAGAAIAAVLAGILLAVFMIDQPVWFGALMGLVIVVTATMGDLAESLMKRDLGVKDISSWLPGHGGFLDRLDSILPSAAVAYALFLIVQGVPS
- a CDS encoding DivIVA domain-containing protein, coding for MTTTFPSAGRRERGYDPAQVDAFLQDARRCYDDEADRSLTSETIRRVSFDMRRGGYSAAAVDRVLERLEDAFAVRERDRTVARVGADAWNAEARRAAQEILDRVSRPAGERFDRAGFLTTGYDRREVDRFADRVAKYFRGTKPMSVDDVRTVAFHPRRGGYREAQVDLLLDAVVDVMNAVR